From the genome of Streptomyces xanthophaeus:
CCGACGTGGTCGGAATCCCGCGCGACGCCCCCGGGAAGCAGCCCGACCGGGCGGCGGCCCATGACCCGACGCGGATCGTGGACACCCGCGACCCCGGAGGCGGCTGACGGTGGACGAGGACCGGGCGGAGCGCGCCGGCGGGTCCCCCACCGATCTGCGCGGGCAGCAGATCGCCGGGTACCTGGTGGAGAGCGAGATCGGGCGCGGGGGCATGGCCGTCGTCTACGAGGCGCGGGACCTGCGCCTCGACCGGCGGGTGGCACTGAAACTGCTGGCCCCCGAGCTGGCCCGCAACGACACGTTCAGGAAGCGGTTCGCCCACGAGTCGAAGGTGGCCGCGACCATCGAGCACCCGCACATCGTGCCCGTGTTCGAGGCGGGGGAGGCGGACGGGCTGCTCTACATCGCCATGCGTCTCGTCGAGGGACCGGACCTGCGGGTGATGCTGGACCGGACGGGCCCGCTGCCGGTGGAGACGGCCGCGCGGATCGCCGGCCAGGTGGCCTCCGCGCTGGACGCCGCCCACGCCCACGACCTGGTCCACCGGGACGTGAAACCGGGCAACATCCTGATCGCCCCGGGCACGGACCGGGACCACCCCGAACACGCCTACCTCACGGACTTCGGGCTGACGAAGAAGTCGCTGTCGCTGACCGGGTTCACGACCGACGGGCAGTTCGTCGGGACCGTGACCTACGTGGCGCCGGAACAGATCTCCGGGAAGCCGGTGGACGGCCGCTGCGACGTCTACAGCCTGGGGTGCGTCGTCTACGAGGCCCTCGCCGGGGAACCGCCCTTCCAGCGGGACGACGACATCGCCCTGCTGTGGGCCCACCAGTACGACCCCCCGCCGCCGCTGAGCTCGCGCCGGCCCGGGCTGCCGGAGGAGGTGGATGCGGTCCTCGCGAAGGCGCTGGCCAAGTCGCCGGACGACCGGTGGAGCAGCTGTCTGGAGTTCACCGGAGCCCTGCGGCGGGCGGGGGAGGCCGGCGGGCCGCCGACGGCGGGCGAGGCGGGCGGGGTGGTGGACGAGGCGGCGGGCGGAGCGGAGCAGCCCGCGCGACCCGAGTTGCCCGCCCCGCCGCCGGTTCCGCCGTGGGCCCTGCCGGTGTTCCGCCTGCCGGCTTCCGGAGGGACGGCCTGAGCCGCTCCCTGCCTGTCCGGCACGTGCGGTCCGGCACGTGCGGTCCGGCTCGTTCGGTCCGGCTCGTTCGGCTATTCGGGTGTCGCGCGGGTCGCGGCGGCCGGTTCGTCGACCCGGCCGCCTCGGTGCAGCGGACGCGCCAGCAGGGCGCCCAGGAATCCCGCCACCGCGCCCCACAGGAGTCCGAGACCGACATTGCGCCACAGCACCGGCTGCAGCTGGACCTGACCGCCGAGGCCGTCCACCTCACCGATACCCAGCAGGGAGAGGCCGAACTGCGCCTGGATCCGGCCCAGCAGACAGACCGCCAGAGTGGCCAGCGCCAGAGCCACGCCCAGGTGGAGGGCGTGCTGCCAGGGCCGGACGTGGGTGGGGGAGCGTACGGCGGCCAGTACGCCCGTGCCGAGCAGCAGGACGGCGGCCACCACCACCAGCCACCAGGCCCGGGAGTCCTGCTCCGCGAGCGCGGCCACGTCGATCCGGGACGGGTCGGAGCCGCGCAGGACCTGGTCCAGCAGCTGCGGCATCGGCAGCCCGAAGGGGCCCTCGACGTTGCCCTCCCAGGCGCCGCCGAAGCCCAGGGTGAGCGCGAGCCAGACGAGGTTCGGCAGCCCGAGCAGGATCACGGCGAAGGTCCGGTCGGCATGGCCCTGGGTGGCGGCCACGACCACGCCGACCCCGATGCCGAGGACGACGTAGGCGAGGAGCAGCAGCATCGTGGCGAAGGCGGCCGGGCGCAGCGCCGTGTGGAAGCGGACCAGCCGGGCCGGCAGCGGGGCGCGCCGCGAGACCAGCAGGGCGATCAGCAACAGGCCGATGATCCACAGCAGTCCGTACAGGAGGGTGGCCGGCAGGTCGGCCTCGAAGCCCACCGTGGGTGCGGAGTCCAGGAATTCGGTGATGGTCCCGATGGGGGAGTCGCCGGTGGAGATGCCGAAGGTCTCGCGGGCGAGGAAGGCGGCGCCGGTCAGGGCGAGCAGCCACAGCACGACCAACGGGACCGCACGGCCGATGAGTTCACGGGGCCCGGCCACGGCCCGGTTGTGCAGGGGGCGCAGGAAGAGGTAGCCGGTCACGAGGGCGCCGGCCAGGCTCACCGAGAGGGGGACCACCGACAGGCTCACCTGCGCCCCCGCCAGCGAACCGGCACCGCCCGACACCTCCAGCGAACCACCCGCCGCCATCACCACGACCGCGGCGACCACATGCGGGAACGCGCCGCCCGGAAGGCCGCCCGCGCCCGCGCACATCAGCCCGGCGGCGGCGACCGCGCCCATCACCACGAATCCCGCGACGACGGCGACGAGGGCGTCCCGCCATGCCCTCGCGGAGCCCCCCGACGATGACGATTCCGGCGTCCGACTCACCCTGCCACCGTGACATCCCCGGCTTGCGGGCACCACCCGGACGGCGCACACAATGGTCCCCGGGGAACTCACTCCTCCTGGGAAGAAGAGCCCGTGACCACACAACCCTCCGGCCGACCGCCGTCTTCAGGACGCCCCACCGGGCCGCCTTCAGGCCCGCTCTCGGGCGGGCAGCAGGGTCCGCCGCCGCCTCCGCCGCCGGCGCCGCCGGGTGGGCCCGGAGGACCGGCCCCGGGACCGGCCGGAGGTCCCTGGTGGCGCTCCGTGCCACGGCTCGTCACCGCGCTGGTCGCGGTGGCGGCGGTCGTGGCTCTGGCCGTGGTTCTCACCCGGCCCGGCGGGAAGGCCGACAACGCGGGCGGCGAGGTGTTCCTCCAGCCGGTCGCCAGCTCCGGCCCCGACCCCTTCACGGAGTCCGCGGTGGTGAAGGACGCGCCGCCCCCTCCGGAGAGCCCGCCGCCCTCTCCGCAGGGCACGGTCGGCCCGAGTGCCAGCCCGACCGGGCCGGTGGGCACCAGGAGCGTGAGCGGTTCCGCGCCGGGCGTGTACGGCGGCACCAGGAACGTCGCCAGCTGTGACGTCGAGAAGCTGATCGGATCGCTGAGTGCGGATCCCGCGAAGAACGCGGCCTTCGCCCAGGCGCAGGGCATCCAGCCGGCCGCCGTTCCCGGCTACCTCCGCTCGCTCACCTCGGTGCAGCTGCGGATGGACACCCGGGTGACGAACCACAGCTACCGGGACGGCAAGCTCGTCCCCTACCAGGCGGTGCTCCAGGCCGGGACCGCCGTGCTGGTGGACGACCGGGGTGTGCCCCGGGTGCGCTGCGCGTGCGGGAACCCGCTGGGTCCGCCGGTGCCGCTCAAGGCTTCCCCGAAGCGTTTCGGGCAGACGTGGCCCTCCTACCAGCCGGCGAAGGTGGTGGCCATCGCACCGGCGCCGACCGTCGTCACCAAGATCGTGATCTACGACCACCGTGACAACCAGTGGTACGAGCGCCCCAAGGGCGACCACCAGGGCAAGCCCAAGCCCGACCGGCCGATTCCGCCGCCGCCGGTCCCCACGCCGCCGCTCACTCCGAGTCCGGTGGTCACTCCGACCTCGACCGTGACGGCCCCGACCCCGTCCGGGACCTCGCCGAGGCCGACCCCGTCCGGGACGTCCCCGACCCCGAGCACGTCCGTGACGACGCCGACACCGTCGAAGTCGCCCTCGGAGTCGCCGAAGAAGTCCCCGTCCGAGTCTCCGTCGAAGTCTTCTTCGGAGTCCCCGTCGAAACCGCCCTCGAAGTCCCCTTCGGAGTCTCCGTCGGAGTCACCGAAGAAGACCCCCTCCGAGTCCCCTTCGAAGTCCCCGGCCGAGTCACCGAAGAAGACCCCGGCCGAGTCACCCTCGGCGTCGCCCTCGACGTCGTCCGCCGAGTCGAAGCCGCCTTCGAAGCCTGCCTCGGAGACACCGTCGAAGCCGCCGTCCTCGCCGGCTGCGGTGTCACCGACGCCGAAGTCCGCGCCCGCGACTCCCGCGTCTCCCACCGCTGTGGCCTCTCCCACGGCTCCGGCGACCGTGGTGTCTCCCGCGCCGCGTCCGTCGGCGCCGCGCCCGACCACCCTGCGGCCTTCCGCCCCGCGGACGGTCGCCCCGCCGCCGTCTGCTCCGCAGTCGGTCGCTCCGCAGTCGGTCGCTCCGCAGCCCAAGCCGGAACCGGCCAGGACCGCCCCCCAGCCCGAGCCTGAGGGCCCGGCTCAGGAGAGCTGACGCTCCCCCCGTACGTGAGCGCGCCTCCTCCCCCGTGCGGGGAGGAGGCGCGGTCACGGGGCGCTGCGGCAGCAGCCCGGGGATCAGGCCTGGCCACGGCGGGTGAGCGTGTCGCCCGCCATGCCCACCGCGAGGCCGAGGACGATCATGACGATGTAGCTGTAGATCTCGTAGCCGTCGGGGGCGAGGAACCGGACGAACCCCATGAAGTGCATCCAGCCGAGCCACTCGTGCAGCAGGCCGCTCGCGCCGCCGACGACGAGGACGAAACAGAGCGCACCCGTGACGGTCGTCAGCGGGGACTTCGGGGACTTCGGCGAGGTGGAGGTCATGCTCCGACGTTAGGAGCGGGGCGCCGGGCCGGACATCGGCCTTAGGGCGGCCGGCGCTCGTACTTAAGTATT
Proteins encoded in this window:
- a CDS encoding streptophobe family protein; protein product: MSRTPESSSSGGSARAWRDALVAVVAGFVVMGAVAAAGLMCAGAGGLPGGAFPHVVAAVVVMAAGGSLEVSGGAGSLAGAQVSLSVVPLSVSLAGALVTGYLFLRPLHNRAVAGPRELIGRAVPLVVLWLLALTGAAFLARETFGISTGDSPIGTITEFLDSAPTVGFEADLPATLLYGLLWIIGLLLIALLVSRRAPLPARLVRFHTALRPAAFATMLLLLAYVVLGIGVGVVVAATQGHADRTFAVILLGLPNLVWLALTLGFGGAWEGNVEGPFGLPMPQLLDQVLRGSDPSRIDVAALAEQDSRAWWLVVVAAVLLLGTGVLAAVRSPTHVRPWQHALHLGVALALATLAVCLLGRIQAQFGLSLLGIGEVDGLGGQVQLQPVLWRNVGLGLLWGAVAGFLGALLARPLHRGGRVDEPAAATRATPE
- a CDS encoding serine/threonine-protein kinase, which translates into the protein MDEDRAERAGGSPTDLRGQQIAGYLVESEIGRGGMAVVYEARDLRLDRRVALKLLAPELARNDTFRKRFAHESKVAATIEHPHIVPVFEAGEADGLLYIAMRLVEGPDLRVMLDRTGPLPVETAARIAGQVASALDAAHAHDLVHRDVKPGNILIAPGTDRDHPEHAYLTDFGLTKKSLSLTGFTTDGQFVGTVTYVAPEQISGKPVDGRCDVYSLGCVVYEALAGEPPFQRDDDIALLWAHQYDPPPPLSSRRPGLPEEVDAVLAKALAKSPDDRWSSCLEFTGALRRAGEAGGPPTAGEAGGVVDEAAGGAEQPARPELPAPPPVPPWALPVFRLPASGGTA